One genomic region from Lineus longissimus chromosome 6, tnLinLong1.2, whole genome shotgun sequence encodes:
- the LOC135488912 gene encoding uncharacterized protein LOC135488912 — protein sequence MVHLHNEDIEWLLQKIMNKDLSIAEMKKKAKELKGLQKVKRAFLIGVGKATWEEATSAFPEETKDELLSNWKDYSFSGGSVPESFSAFISRTMAVNTNDNVSKVNFLKLGKNDISPDVVSKASQLVICKASSTTLKNVSLATRAINVTHGCTLYRLLAMADTVEEALKAKDLLSGQNWTGIDLGFWYNPDVNKPQQIGQMRDKVTAFVVAYWTPNGKTNQDFTMIDIDNCWKLKSEAAFFDRVIQVFSCETDHVMSCFFSSNGNATLAARRQGREVTCIRETEMQLDDVRCILSVEE from the exons ATGGTGCACCTCCACAATGAGGACATTGAATGGCttttgcagaaaataatgaacaaGGATCTTTCTATCgccgaaatgaaaaaaaaagcgAAGGAATTAAAAGGCCTTCAG AAGGTGAAACGTGCCTTCCTGATTGGTGTCGGCAAGGCTACATGGGAGGAAGCAACAAGTGCCTTTCCAGAGGAAACAAAGGATGAATTGCTTTCAAACTGGAAAGATTATTCTTTCAGTGGGGGCTCTGTTCCTGAGTCGTTTAG TGCGTTCATCAGTAGAACAATGGCAGTGAACACAAATGACAATGTGTCTAAGGTGAACTTCCTCAAACTTGGAAAAAATGACATAAGTCCAGATGTAGTGAGTAAAGCAAGCCAACTGGTGATTTGCAAG GCCAGTTCCACAACACTAAAGAATGTCTCCTTGGCTACAAGAGCAATCAACGTAACCCACGGCTGTACTTTGTACCGGCTTTTGGCCATGGCCGACACAGTCGAGGAGGCCTTAAAAGCAAAGGACTTACTAAGTGGCCAAAATTGGACCGGAATAGACCTTGGGTTCTGGTACAACCCAGATGTAAATAAAC CACAACAAATTGGACAAATGAGGGATAAGGTAACAGCATTCGTGGTAGCTTACTGGACACCGAATGGGAAAACGAATCAGGACTTCACAATGATTGACATTGATAACTGTTGGAAGTTGAAATCTGAGGCAGCCTTCTTCGATAGAGTTATTCAAGTATTTTCGTGTGAAACAGATCATGTGATGAGCTGTTTCTTTTCAAGTAATG GAAATGCTACATTGGCGGCAAGACGTCAAGGGAGAGAGGTTACCTGCATTCGTGAAACCGAAATGCAACTCGATGATGTCAGGTGCATCCTCAGTGTGGAAGAGTAG